The Agromyces marinus genome window below encodes:
- a CDS encoding ornithine cyclodeaminase family protein, whose product MPDVIAAMQVLDAAALRARIDLPRAARALRDALRAGFDPDDDPPRSIVDVRSGQLLLMPADFGRYAGQKLATVAPANPERGLDRIQAVYIVLDAETLAPVALLDGTELTNLRTPAMSAAMLDLVAEPEAASLVVFGTGPQGLRHVEAMRSIRPIERVRLVGRDRGRAERAVAALATTGLDVAVGTAGDVADADLVVCATTAREPLFDATLVREGAALVAVGSHERDARELPGALLARAQVIVESERVARTEAGDVIMAVEEGHLRLDDLVPMARIATGDVAVAWDRPRVVKTCGMGWQDLAVAQAAIEGGRA is encoded by the coding sequence ATGCCCGATGTCATCGCCGCCATGCAGGTCCTCGATGCGGCGGCCCTCCGCGCCCGCATCGACCTCCCCCGCGCGGCCCGCGCGCTCCGGGACGCACTTCGGGCAGGATTCGATCCCGACGACGATCCGCCCCGGTCGATCGTCGACGTGCGGAGCGGGCAGCTCCTCCTGATGCCCGCGGACTTCGGCCGGTACGCCGGCCAGAAGCTCGCGACGGTCGCACCCGCGAACCCCGAACGCGGACTCGATCGCATCCAGGCCGTGTACATCGTGCTCGACGCAGAGACCCTCGCGCCCGTCGCCCTGCTCGACGGCACCGAACTGACGAACCTGCGCACCCCGGCGATGTCGGCCGCGATGCTCGACCTCGTCGCCGAACCCGAGGCCGCGAGCCTCGTCGTGTTCGGCACCGGCCCGCAGGGCCTTCGCCACGTCGAGGCGATGCGCTCCATCCGGCCGATCGAGCGGGTCCGCCTGGTCGGCCGCGATCGGGGGCGGGCCGAACGCGCGGTGGCGGCGCTCGCGACCACCGGGCTGGACGTGGCCGTCGGCACCGCCGGCGACGTCGCCGACGCCGACCTCGTGGTCTGCGCGACGACCGCGCGCGAACCGCTCTTCGATGCGACCCTCGTGCGCGAGGGCGCCGCGCTCGTCGCGGTCGGCTCGCACGAGCGCGACGCGCGCGAACTGCCGGGCGCGCTCCTCGCGCGAGCCCAGGTGATCGTGGAGTCCGAACGGGTCGCGCGCACCGAGGCCGGGGACGTGATCATGGCCGTCGAAGAGGGGCACCTCCGCCTCGACGACCTCGTGCCGATGGCGCGGATCGCCACCGGCGACGTCGCGGTGGCATGGGATCGCCCGCGAGTCGTGAAGACGTGCGGCATGGGCTGGCAGGACCTCGCGGTCGCCCAGGCCGCGATCGAAGGAGGGCGGGCGTGA